The Sander lucioperca isolate FBNREF2018 chromosome 15, SLUC_FBN_1.2, whole genome shotgun sequence genome window below encodes:
- the gsta.1 gene encoding glutathione S-transferase, alpha tandem duplicate 1, translating to MAGKVVLHYFNGRGKMESIRWLLTVAEVEFDEIYLTTREQYEKLLSDGALMFQQVPMVEIDGMKLVQTKAILNYIAEKYNLHGKDLKDRVMINMYSEGIFDLMEMIMMLPFKADAKLEPIKSKAKDRYLPVFEKALSGPIYLVGGKLSCADVQLLECTLMLEEKFPEILAEFPNVKAFQGRMTQIPAISRFLQPGSKRKPQPDETYVKTIMEVFKIKIPL from the exons ATGGCTGGGAAAGTTGTGCTGCACTACTTCAATGGGAGAGGGAAAATGGAGTCAATCCGTTGGCTTTTGACGGTTGCAGAGGTCGAG TTTGATGAGATCTATCTGACAACTCGTGAGCAGTATGAAAAACTCCTGAGTG ATGGAGCTCTCATGTTTCAACAGGTTCCTATGGTGGAAATCGATGGCATGAAGCTTGTTCAGACAAAAGCAATCTTGAACTACATTGCAGAGAAGTACAATCTTCATGGAAAAGATCTCAAAGACCGTGTCAT GATCAACATGTATTCAGAGGGAATATTTGACCTCATGGAAATGATAATGATGTTGCCCTTCAAAGCAGATGCAAAACTGGAACCCATTAAAAGTAAAGCAAAGGACCGCTACCTTCCTGTGTTTGAAAAG GCGCTGTCTGGGCCCATATACCTGGTGGGAGGTAAGCTAAGCTGTGCAGACGTGCAGCTGCTTGAATGCACCCTGATGTTGGAGGAGAAATTTCCTGAAATCCTTGCAGAGTTTCCCAACGTCAAG GCTTTCCAGGGTAGGATGACCCAGATTCCTGCCATCAGCAGGTTCCTGCAGCCAGGCAGCAAGAGAAAGCCACAGCCAGATGAAACATATGTGAAGACCATCATGGAGGTGTTCAAAATCAAGATTCCATTGTGA
- the zgc:163080 gene encoding transmembrane protein 14A, whose amino-acid sequence MAVDWIGFGYAAAIAIGGFIGYKRKGSVMSLMAGLVFGWFSAYGAYNISNDPKDIKVLLLTSGLLSFVMGTRYKKSGKFIPAGIMSGLSLLMVFRLLLLLMV is encoded by the exons ATGGCAGTGGACTGGATTGGATTTGGCTATGCTGCAGCCATTGCCATTGGAGGATTTATTGGATACAAGAGAAAAG GCAGCGTGATGTCCCTGATGGCTGGTTTAGTTTTTGGTTGGTTCTCTGCTTATGGTGCATACAACATCTCTAATGACCCAAAAGACATCAAGGTCTTATTGC ttacctCGGGACTCCTCTCATTCGTGATGGGAACGAGATACAAGAAATCTGGAAAATTCATTCCTGCCGGCATTATGTCAGGGCTAAG TTTGTTGATGGTGTTTCGACTGTTACTACTCCTCATGGTGTGA
- the agpat5 gene encoding 1-acyl-sn-glycerol-3-phosphate acyltransferase epsilon, translating into MLLSFVVHTYSLRYWFPATVMLGTAPAYLLSWGTWRLLSTVLPARVYHKLDDRLYSMYQSMVLFFFENYTGVEIVIYGDIPKNKENVIYLSNHQCTADWIIADMLAIRQSALGHVRYVLKDGLKWLPLYGWYFSQHGGAYVKRSAKFDEMAMKKKLLTQTQCGAPMYLVIFPEGTRYNPELKNVIADSQAFATKEGLAVLKHTLTPRMKASHVAFEAMQDHLDAVYDVTVAYEGTLDASGQRKPAPSMPEFLCKECPRVHIHFDRVDIKEIPPEPLFFRRWLHERFEIKDRLLTDFYESEDGDKICKFPGEGKHLPLNLSKTLPSVMILGGLTLPLLLTENGRKLYVRTWVFGTLLGWLWVNAFP; encoded by the exons ATGCTGCTTTCCTTTGTTGTGCACACATACTCGCTGCGGTACTGGTTTCCAGCCACGGTCATGCTGGGAACAGCCCCAGCTTATCTGCTGTCATGGGGGACATGGCGTTTACTCTCAACTGTCTTACCAGCGAGGGTGTATCACAAGTTGGACGACCGGTTGTACTCAATGTACCAGAGTATGGTCCTGTTCTTCTTTGAAAACTACACAGGAGTTGAG ATTGTTATATATGGAGATATACCAAAGAACAAGGAGAATGTGATCTACCTGTCTAATCACCAATGTACAG CTGACTGGATCATTGCTGACATGCTCGCCATCAGGCAGAGTGCTCTCGGCCATGTCAGATACGTCCTTAAAGATGGACTCAAGTGGCTCCCGCTGTACGGATGGTATTTCTCTCAG CATGGAGGAGCCTATGTGAAACGAAGTGCAAAGTTTGATGAAATGGCGATGAAGAAGAAGCTCTTAACTCAGACTCAATGTGGAGCACCA ATGTACCTTGTCATCTTTCCAGAAGGAACTCGATATAATCCAGAGCTCAAGAACGTGATCGCTGACAGTCAGGCTTTTGCTACAAAAGAAG GACTGGCTGTCCTGAAACACACACTTACACCCAGAATGAAGGCCTCTCACGTAGCCTTCGAGGCCATGCAGGACCACCTGGACGctgtgtatgacgtcacagtGGCCTACGAGGGAACGCTGGACGCCTCTGGTCAAAGAAAACCTGCGCCATCGATGCCAG AATTCTTGTGCAAAGAATGTCCCCGAGTCCACATACACTTTGACCGCGTGGACATAAAGGAAATTCCTCCAGAGCCACTGTTTTTCCGCAGGTGGCTGCACGAGCGGTTTGAAATCAAGGACCg GCTGCTGACAGATTTCTACGAGTCGGAGGATGGAGACAAAATATGCAAGTTCCCTGGGGAAGGCAAACATTTGCCTCTGAACCTTTCTAAAACCCTCCCATCAGTGATGATCTTGGGGGGGCTGACACTGCCATTACTGCTGACGGAGAACGGCAGGAAACTGTACGTGAGAACCTGGGTGTTCGGCACTCTGCTGGGCTGGCTGTGGGTGAACGCTTTTCCTTAA